From a single Saimiri boliviensis isolate mSaiBol1 chromosome 7, mSaiBol1.pri, whole genome shotgun sequence genomic region:
- the NFYB gene encoding nuclear transcription factor Y subunit beta isoform X4, translating into MDGDSSTTDASQLGISADYIGGSHYVIQPHDDTEDSMNDHEDTNGSKESFREQDIYLPIANVARIMKNAIPQTGKIAKDAKECVQECVSEFISFITSEASERCHQEKRKTINGEDILFAMSTLGFDSYVEPLKLYLQKFREAMKGEKGIGGAVTATDGLSEELTEEAFTNQLPAGLITTDGQQQNVMVYTTSYQQISGVQQIQFS; encoded by the exons ATGGACGGTGACAGTTCTAcaacagatgcttctcaactaGGAATCTCTGCAGACTATATTGGAGGAAGTCATTATGTTATACAGCCTCATGATG atacTGAGGACAGCATGAATGATCATGAAGACACAAATGGTTCAAAGGAAAGTTTCAGAGAACAAGATATATATCTTCCAATAGCAAATGTGGCTAGGATAATGAAAAATGCCATACCTCAAACGGGAAAG ATCGCAAAAGATGCCAAAGAATGTGTTCAAGAATGTGTAAGTGAGTTCATCAGTTTTATAACGTCTGAAGCAAGTGAAAGGTGTCATCAAGAGAAACGGAAAACAATCAATGGAGAGGACATTCTCTTTGCCATGTCTACCTTAGGCTTTGACAGTTATGTGGAACCTCTGAAATTATACCTTCAGAAATTCAGAGAG gctatgaaaggagaaaagggaattgGTGGAGCAGTCACAGCTACAGATGGATTAAGTGAAGAGCTTACAGAGGAGGCATTTA ctaaCCAGTTACCAGCTGGCTTAATAACCACAGATGGTCAACAACAAAATGTTATGGTTTACACAACATCATATCAACAG ATTTCTGGTGTTCAACAAATTCAGTTTTCATGA
- the NFYB gene encoding nuclear transcription factor Y subunit beta isoform X3: MTMDGDSSTTDASQLGISADYIGGSHYVIQPHDDTEDSMNDHEDTNGSKESFREQDIYLPIANVARIMKNAIPQTGKIAKDAKECVQECVSEFISFITSEASERCHQEKRKTINGEDILFAMSTLGFDSYVEPLKLYLQKFREAMKGEKGIGGAVTATDGLSEELTEEAFTNQLPAGLITTDGQQQNVMVYTTSYQQISGVQQIQFS; the protein is encoded by the exons ATGACA ATGGACGGTGACAGTTCTAcaacagatgcttctcaactaGGAATCTCTGCAGACTATATTGGAGGAAGTCATTATGTTATACAGCCTCATGATG atacTGAGGACAGCATGAATGATCATGAAGACACAAATGGTTCAAAGGAAAGTTTCAGAGAACAAGATATATATCTTCCAATAGCAAATGTGGCTAGGATAATGAAAAATGCCATACCTCAAACGGGAAAG ATCGCAAAAGATGCCAAAGAATGTGTTCAAGAATGTGTAAGTGAGTTCATCAGTTTTATAACGTCTGAAGCAAGTGAAAGGTGTCATCAAGAGAAACGGAAAACAATCAATGGAGAGGACATTCTCTTTGCCATGTCTACCTTAGGCTTTGACAGTTATGTGGAACCTCTGAAATTATACCTTCAGAAATTCAGAGAG gctatgaaaggagaaaagggaattgGTGGAGCAGTCACAGCTACAGATGGATTAAGTGAAGAGCTTACAGAGGAGGCATTTA ctaaCCAGTTACCAGCTGGCTTAATAACCACAGATGGTCAACAACAAAATGTTATGGTTTACACAACATCATATCAACAG ATTTCTGGTGTTCAACAAATTCAGTTTTCATGA